The genomic DNA ACCTGAACATGAACCCCTCTGCAGTAGTCGTGGACACCGAAGTGATTGTCTGTGCGCCTGCAAGGTTTTTCGCCGCAGGCATCGGCGACGCCATCAGTAAAAAGTTTGAGGCGCAACAATGTCAGTCTGCCGGAGGCAATAACTCATTTGGTACTCCAGCGTTGAACACTGCATTGCTGCTAACAGAGGCAGTGTTTAAGACGCTTATGACCTACGGGTACAGCGCTTACCAAGCAGTAGGCCGGCACGAGGTTAATGATGATGTCGAGCGGGTTGTTGAAGGAACCGTCCTTATCAGTGGCGTTGGGTTCGAGAGTGGCGGCTTGTCGCTAGCTCATGCGCTTGTGCGAGGTCTTACGGCAATTCCTGCGATTACTTCCATGCTGCATGGTGAGCTTGTCGCATTCGGGACGCTGGTGCAGATGTCGGTCGAAGAGCGCCCAGACTCAGACATCCTAGAGGTCGCTCAGCTTCTGAATGATGTGAATCTTCCCGTCACCCTCGACGGCCTTGGCCAGACGTCTCCGTTTACCTCTGAGGAACTGGACATTGTTGTCCAGGCAACACTGGGTGCGGTTTACGCGAAAAATATGGCGCCAGCCCTTACCGCTGAACGACTCATCCGAGGACTCGCTCGTGCCGACGACCTGGGACAACGATTTGAACGTTTCAACTAACCGCTAATGCGGTACAGCTAATCCAATAATAAAAGAGGCTCAGAAAATGACAGACAAGACCGTTCCGCACATTCATGACTTGCTCAAAGACTCCCCTAAGAACTGGGGTAAGTGGGGGCCGGATGATGAGGTTGGCTCACTCAACTACCTCACAGGTGTCGAGGTGCTCCAAGGTGTCAAAGAGGTCACGCAAGGCAAGACATTTACTTTGCAGGTGCGGATGGCTGATCCTGCAGGTGACCCGGTCTGGCCTGGGCGCTCTCAGTCAAAGCGCATGAATATCATGGATCGTGGCCACTACAACTGCGGCAAGGGCCCACACTTTCCAGGCTCGTACGAGTTCGCCGACGATGTAATGTTTTTCCACCTTCAGGGTTCAACTCAATACGACGCGCTCGGCCACGTTTGGTACGACGACCAGATCTGGAATGGGTACAGCGCTGATACCACTATCGGCTCCCTGGCCAAGGCGAGCGTTGCTCCATTGGGTGAAAAAGGCATCGTTGGCCGAGGCATTCTGATCGACATAGCGCGCCACCGTGGCAAAGACGTGCTGGATGCAGGCGAAACTTTCAACCATGAGGATCTGATGGCTGCGGCCCGCGCTCAAGGCGTCTCTATCAACAAGCGCGACATTCTCATCATCCGCACTGGATGGATCGGCTCGTTTTATAAACGCGACCCGGAAGAGTTCTACAAAGACTTTATCGAGCCAGGCCTGACCTACAGCCCTGAGCTGGTAAAGTGGTTTCAGGAGATGGAAATTCCGAACATTGTCACCGACACCATCGCTAACGAAGTTACCGTCGATCCCGTGTCAGGGGTTGCGTTGCCGTTGCACAACGCACTCATGAGGAACTTGGGCATCACTCTCACTGAGATCGCTCAGCTTGACCCTCTCGCGGAGGACTGCGCTGAGGACGGTCAGTGGACGTTCCTGTACACCGCAGCCCCTCTAAAGGTCGTTGGCGGAACCGGCGCTCCTGTGAATCCGATCGTCATTAAATGAGTGTCTTTGCCAGGGGGCAGCAGAAGCGCTGCTCTCAGGTTTTTCTCTCCAACTAACGGCTCCCGAACGGCAGGCGGTTGGCTTATCATCCTCTGTGAAAAATCGAGGACGTTCTTCTGATCGTCCTGCCGCACTACGATCGAGGATGCTGAATCTCCAATGAAAAAAATCGAGAAACCGAAGCTCAAGGATGTGGCTGAATTGGCGGGCGTCTCGATGGGGAGTGCTTCAAGAGCCTTGGCTGTCCCGCACTTAGTGAAACCTGCAACGCTGGCCAAAGTACAAGCAGCTGTTCAAGAGCTTGGGTACGTGCGAGACGGGGCGGCGCGTGCTTTGGCATCCAGGCGCACGCACAGCATCGGAGCCGTTTTTCCTACTTTTAACAACCCTGCGTTCGCTGAAGCTGTCCAGGCCCTCCAGTTAAGGCTAACGGAGCTTGGGTATCACCTGATCATTTCTTCCCATGAATACGACCAGGCGCAAGAACTGGTAAACGTAAGGAACATGATTGAGCGGGGCGTCGAAGGACTACTGTTGGTGGGCACTGAACACAGTCCTGAAATTTATGAAGCACTAACTGCCGCCCAATGCCCATTCATTCTCATGTGGTCGCTAGATGGTGCTCATGACCATCACTGCGTGGGGTTCAGCAATGAGGAGGGTGGTCGATTGATAGCCAGGCACTTGCTTAGCCTTGGTCATCAAAGTATTGCCATGATCAGTGGAGTTGTTTCTCACAACGAACGGGCTAAATACCGTCTGAAAGGAATCACCGCTCAGCTACTCGAGTCAGGGATCGAGCTTTCAAGTGAACGGATTATTGAGCAGCCATTCACGATTGAGGGAGGGCGCGCCGGGCTGCGGATTGCTATGGAGCTTAACCCCAAGCCTACAGCCATTGTCTGCAGCACTGACCTCACCTGTATCGGAGCGTTGGCGGAAGCGCGTTCCAATGGGATCGACGTCCCCAAAGAACTATCAGTCAGCGGGTTCGATGATATCGAGTTCGCGGCTGCCTACGTGCCAGCCCTGACGACCGTCAGGGTGCCGACTTCGAAAATTGGTATCAGCAGCGCCAACAACATCGTTGCGCTGATCGAGGGGCGCCCACTTGCACGCCGCGAGCGCATACAAATCGAACTCGTCGTTCGAGATAGTACGGCGCCACGGCCGTTTTCAGGAAGGGACTAAACTCTTGGTGCTTCATTGGCATTGAACCAGCCTGGGCGGTACTCGCTCCAGGTCAGTTGCCAGAATCCCTCATGCTTGCGACGAAGTCGCATCCGGTAATGCGCGCCATAGAGAGGCGTGCCATCTTGCGTGTGTGAGTTTCCAGGAATGACTCTGCCGACAATCATTTCCGCTACACCCTTTTCCTCGTCGGACTTGATCTCCAGCACGTCCGCGAAATGCTGCATCCACGGCCAGGGCCTGCGAAATTCTTTGAAGGAGCCGATGATCGCGTGGCGCCCTTCAATAAGGCCCATCGGTTGGAAATCGCCAGCGGCGTCGTTGGTAAAGCAATGAGCAAGCAGCTGCATGTCAGCTTGATCCAGCGCCCATGAGTAACGAGCGTAGGTTTCAGCAATACATTCCGCACTGGTCACCGAAGCCGTTGAGTTAGGGAAAGCAAGCCATGGCGAATTCAGCTCGCTAACGATGGTCGGGGCTGGGTCGCCAATCCTCCATCCGTCGTCACCTGGTGGAAGCTGCCAGTGAATTGCAAGCGAGTAGTCCCCGGTTATCCAATTCAAGGCAATCAGCACGCTGTCGAGGCGCCAGGTGCCTGCTGTCTTTTTCATAGAGCCTGTGACAGTCATTCCAAATGCGAGCGTGGCCGACTTTTTGGCTTTGCTGATATGGCCATATGCGTAGAAACTGAAATTGGCGTCGGTTTCTCCACCACCCACATAGTGATTGGTTGCCTTCACTGAAAAGCCATCAGCCTTGGCACGGTCTTGCTGGAAAGCTCTGACAATCTTGCGTCCACCCTCATGAGCGGACATGTGGCTTGTAACCAGCTGGCAATTGTCAGTGAACATATCCCCAGCAGATTCCCAATAACCGCTCTCCCAGGCTTCCAGAAAGGTGGCTATAACGCCCTTAATGTCGGTGCGATCACTTGAGCCGGTCACTGGGTCACCTGCGAGACAGGTTGGCCTATGGGAAAGTGTGGCAGGACATACTCAGCCATCTCCTCCAGGACATCAGCGGCTGGTCGCTGCAGAGGTTTGATATTCAGTGCGACGTGTGAAACACCTTCATCCTGTTGCCGTTTCCAGAGATCCACGAGAGCATTACGCCCGATCCTTATTCCGTTGTAGCCGCGTTCCAGCGGTGTGCTCGGATCCTTCGCCAGATCGAAAAACGTCGCGTAGCCGTATGGTTTTGCATTGCCGGTCTGACTGGCAGAACGGAACTCGCGGATGAGGCCGGGCAAACGATTGAAATCGCTCAGATGCCAAATCCAGGCATCGGCATTATTGGCTATCCACTCAAGCGACTGACGGGCCCGGCCCACGACAATCATTGGGAGTCGAGGGCCAACTGGCTTGGGTACCATGTCTAGCAAGCCTTCCAGCTGGCCGAAAAGTTTGGTTGAGACGCTTGGGAAGCTGTTTTCAGTGACTGTCTTAATCAGCTCGAAGCCTTCCCGGTACCGTTCTTCTCTCGCTTCGAAATCAATCCCGAATGCTGGATATTCAATCGGTCGATCTCCGCTGGAGAGCCCTAACAAGAATCGTCCACCGGTGAGCTGGTCAACCGACACAGATTGTTTAGCAACGATCAACGGCTCGCGCAGTGGAAGAACGATTCCTGTCGTTCCCAAAGCAATTTTTTGAGTTACGGCTGCCAAATATCCAAGGTAGACGAAGGGGTCGATCATCTGCCCGGTGTCACCAAAGCTTGGATCGTAGAAGGGCACGTCCCTCATCCATAAACTTGCAAAACCAGCCTCATCTGCGATTCGAGCAAGGCGCTGATGATCCTGCAAAGTAGGGAACGGCGAATTTGGGTAGCCTTCCAGAGGCATGATGTATCCGAAGGTTAGGCCTTCGGGCTGGAACACTCGCGAATAGGCCGGGTGAGCTGCAAGCTCAGGACTGAGCTCAAGGGAAGGGCTGAGAGAAGTCATTGCTAAACCTCATTATTTTAAGCCGATTACTACTGTGTAAGCGGCTTTCAGATGAACAGGTCTGCATGGTAGTGAAGGTATTGGGGAAAATGTGTCCCCTCTGACGGGGCGCGATCCACGGGTGGCCGGTATCCACTCAATGAAAAATCTGCTGGGTCAATCGCTTGAACTCGTGCGCAGTAGGCGTCTTAGATAAGTCGCGGCCTTCAACGGGATGAGCCCTACGCGCTGTGACGAGTGGTCACAGATGGTGTGAATTTCTGAGTATTCTCCTGTGCGAGAGCATCACCTACTCTCACTCAGCGATTGAAATCCTGGCTCGCTCGCCAGTCACACGTTGAGAGAAATTATAATGAATACGCCCGTTAAACCTGATGAACTTGCCATTCCTTATGCTTTGCCGCAGGTGCCTTTCATGTCTCCAGACATGGTGCATCCAGGCGTTATGACCACTTGGCTCGAAGACGATAATCTCTGGGTGCCTGTCACCAAGTCAGTATCTTTCAAACCACTACTGCTGAGCGTTAGCGGTGGGTACTACATCAACTTGCTTCGAGTGCGGCAGAGCGGGGTTTTGTCACGTCACCGCCACTCAGGTGCAGTGCATGCGATCGTGTTGAAGGGGCGTTGGTACTACCTCGAACACGATTGGGTTGCTGATGAAGGCTCCTTTGCGTTCGAGCCGCCAGGGGAGACTCACACCCTGTTCGTCCCTGAAGATGTCGAAGAAATGATTACTTGGTTCCACGTTCAGGGTGGCTACACTTACGTCGACCCGCAGGGTGTCGCGGTTGGCTATGAAGACGTTTTCACCAAGCTGGAAGCTGCCCGCAGCCATTACAAAAATTTGGGCTTGCCGGACGATTATATCGAGCAGTTCATTCGCTGATTCTGGTTCAAAAAAAACGCGCTACGGCGCGTTTTTTGTGTAGATAAACAGGTAGATTCAGTCGCGTAAGGAGCGTACCGAAATGGATCAATACTCTCAAATGCTAGCCTTCATCTGGTCAACAGAGTGCGGAAGTTTTTCTGCTGCCGCCAGGGCGCATGAGATGACTCCGTCGGCCATCAGTAAATTGATAGCGCGGCTGGAGGATCGGCTTCGGGTTCGACTTTTCCAGAGGGGTTCCCGAGTCCTCACCCTTACGGAGGAGGGGGCTGCTTATCTGCGCAGTGCGAAAGCTGTGGTTGAGGCGATGAGTGAAGCTGACTCTCTGGCAGAAGGGCTTCCTTCAAGGGTCAGTGGCACGCTTCGCATCCACACGATGACCTCTTTTGCGAAGCAGCAGATCGTGCCTTGGTTGCCGGAATTCCTCGACACTTATCCGGGTCTTGATGTCGAGATTCAGTTAGGCGCTCAGTTCATTGACCAGTTCGAGCAGGGATTGGACATAGCCATCCATAGCGGGATTCTTCCGAGCTCTTCCAGAATTGCAAAGAAGATAGGCGAATGTGAATGGTTGCTGTGTGCTTCACCTGACTATTTGGAAAAGTATGGAACACCGCAGCAGCCACAAGACCTGATGAATCATCGATGCTTTAACTTCAGTTTTGCCAGCCCTTGGAACAAATGGGCCTTTATCCAGGACGGTCTGGGTGTGACGACCCCTGTGAAGCCCCGAGGATCGTTTACCCAAGGCGAACTGCTGAGGGACATGGCCAAATCAGGCGCGGGTATAGTCCGCCTTGCAGATTTCCACATTGGAAAAGACATTCAGGACGGATCGCTGGTGCTCCTGCTTGACGAGTACAAAGCGGAGATCTTGGAGCCTATTTACCTGCTTTATTCAGACCGTAAGCATCTGAGTCCTCGCATCCGGGTGTTCATCGAGTTTTTTCAGGAAAAATGGATTGCTCACCCATGGAAAATCGTGAGACGACTGCCCGGAGCGGTTTGATAGCCACTACGGCTCGGCGCCTACTTTCACTCTACCTCCGCGCAAGCGTGCAACTGTGGCTCCTGCACAAGGGAGCCAATACTCCACCGCTCTGATAATTTTCCCTCTTGCTCTGTGCCCAACAGAGCTCTCAAAAATTTGAGACCTGTTCCCCAGTAATTACTTAGCCAAATGCTTCGCTGGCACCTCTCCCATTTTGTGCCACTGACCTGTTCCTGGCGGTCACAGCAGGTGTGCTTTGCCAGCTATATTCAGCCCTGAAATTGAGCCATAACCTCTGTCCATGGTGAGCGGTACGACAAGTGCTGGATCATCTCGGATGTTGAGGCGTATGTGTGCGAAACACCGATCCTCAGCCGGAGAATAAAAATAAATACCCGGAGATATCCCCATGGGATTTGCTCAAGACAAAATCGAAGCATTACCTGCGGTCAATCGTGTGCCAAAAGGAGCAGGTGCAGCCTCATGGGGCGCGATGGCCCTTTTGTGGCTCGTGTATGCCATGGATGCCAACTCCCGCCAGATGTTCTTCATGGTATTGCCCTCGATCACCAGCGAGTTCAAGACAAGCGCTGAGCTGACTGGACTGCTTGCCGCTTTCATCACGATCGCGACCTCTTTGATAGCCGTGCCTTGCATGATTTGGGCTGATAAAGGCGGTCAGGGATGGATGCGAAAATACCGCCACCTGCCAATCGTGATTGCTTACACGCTATTCACCTTTCTGACCGGCCTCAATTTCTTGACCGGCTCCCTTGGAGTGCTGGTCGCGCTGCAAGTGATCTCTCACGCATTTGGGGGGGCTGGCGAAGCCATCGAAGTCACCTCCTTGTCTGAGTGGTGGTCGAAGGAGCGCCGTGGTTTCGCCCTAGGACTTCATCACACCGGATACCCTTGGGGCACATTGATCGGTGGCTTGGCGATCAGTGCTCTACTCCACGCTTACGGCCCGGAAAATTGGCGTTTGGCATTCCTGCTGTTCCCTGTGCCGATGATCATCATCTTTTCGGTCTACTGGTGGTTCAGTACGAAGAAGCGTTACGAATCCTTTGTTGAACACGCTCA from Pseudomonas putida includes the following:
- a CDS encoding glycerol dehydrogenase, whose translation is MGFPGRYEQGPGALKQLGRILSDMGQSRPLVLCDEFVSRHLWPEVGSALSEHGFEANSIVFPGECTKAAIASLCERSADYRPDTIIALGGGKTIDTAKGMAAQLDVPIVVCPTIASSDAPTSRLIVLYDEAHKVVGVEYLNMNPSAVVVDTEVIVCAPARFFAAGIGDAISKKFEAQQCQSAGGNNSFGTPALNTALLLTEAVFKTLMTYGYSAYQAVGRHEVNDDVERVVEGTVLISGVGFESGGLSLAHALVRGLTAIPAITSMLHGELVAFGTLVQMSVEERPDSDILEVAQLLNDVNLPVTLDGLGQTSPFTSEELDIVVQATLGAVYAKNMAPALTAERLIRGLARADDLGQRFERFN
- a CDS encoding cyclase family protein, with amino-acid sequence MTDKTVPHIHDLLKDSPKNWGKWGPDDEVGSLNYLTGVEVLQGVKEVTQGKTFTLQVRMADPAGDPVWPGRSQSKRMNIMDRGHYNCGKGPHFPGSYEFADDVMFFHLQGSTQYDALGHVWYDDQIWNGYSADTTIGSLAKASVAPLGEKGIVGRGILIDIARHRGKDVLDAGETFNHEDLMAAARAQGVSINKRDILIIRTGWIGSFYKRDPEEFYKDFIEPGLTYSPELVKWFQEMEIPNIVTDTIANEVTVDPVSGVALPLHNALMRNLGITLTEIAQLDPLAEDCAEDGQWTFLYTAAPLKVVGGTGAPVNPIVIK
- a CDS encoding substrate-binding domain-containing protein; translation: MKKIEKPKLKDVAELAGVSMGSASRALAVPHLVKPATLAKVQAAVQELGYVRDGAARALASRRTHSIGAVFPTFNNPAFAEAVQALQLRLTELGYHLIISSHEYDQAQELVNVRNMIERGVEGLLLVGTEHSPEIYEALTAAQCPFILMWSLDGAHDHHCVGFSNEEGGRLIARHLLSLGHQSIAMISGVVSHNERAKYRLKGITAQLLESGIELSSERIIEQPFTIEGGRAGLRIAMELNPKPTAIVCSTDLTCIGALAEARSNGIDVPKELSVSGFDDIEFAAAYVPALTTVRVPTSKIGISSANNIVALIEGRPLARRERIQIELVVRDSTAPRPFSGRD
- a CDS encoding nuclear transport factor 2 family protein, with translation MTGSSDRTDIKGVIATFLEAWESGYWESAGDMFTDNCQLVTSHMSAHEGGRKIVRAFQQDRAKADGFSVKATNHYVGGGETDANFSFYAYGHISKAKKSATLAFGMTVTGSMKKTAGTWRLDSVLIALNWITGDYSLAIHWQLPPGDDGWRIGDPAPTIVSELNSPWLAFPNSTASVTSAECIAETYARYSWALDQADMQLLAHCFTNDAAGDFQPMGLIEGRHAIIGSFKEFRRPWPWMQHFADVLEIKSDEEKGVAEMIVGRVIPGNSHTQDGTPLYGAHYRMRLRRKHEGFWQLTWSEYRPGWFNANEAPRV
- a CDS encoding LLM class oxidoreductase, whose translation is MTSLSPSLELSPELAAHPAYSRVFQPEGLTFGYIMPLEGYPNSPFPTLQDHQRLARIADEAGFASLWMRDVPFYDPSFGDTGQMIDPFVYLGYLAAVTQKIALGTTGIVLPLREPLIVAKQSVSVDQLTGGRFLLGLSSGDRPIEYPAFGIDFEAREERYREGFELIKTVTENSFPSVSTKLFGQLEGLLDMVPKPVGPRLPMIVVGRARQSLEWIANNADAWIWHLSDFNRLPGLIREFRSASQTGNAKPYGYATFFDLAKDPSTPLERGYNGIRIGRNALVDLWKRQQDEGVSHVALNIKPLQRPAADVLEEMAEYVLPHFPIGQPVSQVTQ
- a CDS encoding 2,4'-dihydroxyacetophenone dioxygenase family protein, coding for MNTPVKPDELAIPYALPQVPFMSPDMVHPGVMTTWLEDDNLWVPVTKSVSFKPLLLSVSGGYYINLLRVRQSGVLSRHRHSGAVHAIVLKGRWYYLEHDWVADEGSFAFEPPGETHTLFVPEDVEEMITWFHVQGGYTYVDPQGVAVGYEDVFTKLEAARSHYKNLGLPDDYIEQFIR
- a CDS encoding LysR family transcriptional regulator, whose amino-acid sequence is MDQYSQMLAFIWSTECGSFSAAARAHEMTPSAISKLIARLEDRLRVRLFQRGSRVLTLTEEGAAYLRSAKAVVEAMSEADSLAEGLPSRVSGTLRIHTMTSFAKQQIVPWLPEFLDTYPGLDVEIQLGAQFIDQFEQGLDIAIHSGILPSSSRIAKKIGECEWLLCASPDYLEKYGTPQQPQDLMNHRCFNFSFASPWNKWAFIQDGLGVTTPVKPRGSFTQGELLRDMAKSGAGIVRLADFHIGKDIQDGSLVLLLDEYKAEILEPIYLLYSDRKHLSPRIRVFIEFFQEKWIAHPWKIVRRLPGAV